From Juglans regia cultivar Chandler unplaced genomic scaffold, Walnut 2.0 Scaffold_58, whole genome shotgun sequence, one genomic window encodes:
- the LOC108981935 gene encoding (S)-scoulerine 9-O-methyltransferase-like, translated as MQVQNMEVQEAGDQLSSCSQLGGLVSIQMVLRAAIELNVFNIIADAGPDAYLSAADITSKIPTTDPNSAAYTLERILRFLGAYSILSISRKPLGNNGENASHEWTYGLTKMSQCLVSSGTGGSTATSPASIMIRISCERELLESLLRIKDAVLEPGSAPFKKAHGVNFYEYLEKKPIYRQLFDEFMEVGEKLVFDDVFKVYGGFEDVRELIDVGGGIGTTSAKIISLNPHVRGLNFDLPQVIADAPALPGVKHAAGDMFESIPNAQTILLKRILHNWDDERCKRLLRNCWEALPADGKVIVVEMAIPQELENNLETMNVLKEDLYMMLLMAGGKERTLAEFDHLAKAVGFTKMKVFPMPHGSVHVIELYK; from the exons ATGCAAGTCCAAAACATGGAAGTCCAGGAAGCTGGAGATCAACTTTCAAGCTGTTCGCAGTTGGGAGGTTTGGTCTCCATTCAAATGGTTCTAAGAGCTGCAATTGAGCTAAACGTGTTCAATATAATTGCAGATGCGGGGCCCGATGCTTATCTTTCTGCAGCAGATATCACTTCAAAGATCCCAACAACCGATCCAAATTCTGCAGCGTACACTTTGGAGAGAATACTAAGATTTCTGGGCGCATATTCCATCTTATCGATATCTCGAAAGCCATTAGGAAATAATGGAGAAAATGCAAGCCATGAATGGACCTATGGCCTGACAAAGATGAGCCAATGCCTAGTGAGTAGCGGTACCGGCGGAAGTACTGCTACTTCCCCGGCTTCAATAATGATCCGCATTTCCTGTGAAAGGGAATTGCTCGAGAGTTTGCTTAGGATTAAGGATGCAGTTCTTGAGCCTGGAAGCGCGCCTTTCAAGAAGGCCCATGGGGTGAACTTTTACGAGTATCTGGAAAAGAAGCCGATATATAGACAACTGTTCGATGAGTTTATGGAAGTTGGCGAAAAATTAGTGTTTGATGATGTGTTCAAGGTGTATGGTGGATTTGAAGACGTGAGAGAGTTGATAGATGTGGGGGGCGGCATTGGAACCACTTCTGCCAAGATAATCTCTTTGAATCCACACGTTCGTGGACTCAACTTTGATTTGCCTCAAGTGATTGCTGATGCTCCTGCGCTCCCAG GTGTGAAGCATGCGGCCGGAGATATGTTTGAATCAATACCGAATGCCCAAACAATTTTATTGAAG CGAATACTCCATAACTGGGATGATGAGCGATGCAAGAGGTTGCTGAGGAATTGCTGGGAAGCATTACCAGCCGATGGAAAGGTGATAGTTGTTGAAATGGCAATCCCACAAGAACTTGAAAACAATCTCGAGACAATGAACGTTCTAAAAGAAGACTTGTACATGATGCTCCTAATGGCTGGTGGCAAGGAGCGAACACTCGCTGAATTTGATCATCTAGCAAAGGCTGTAGGGTTTACTAAAATGAAGGTCTTCCCAATGCCTCATGGGTCGGTTCATGTTATTGAGCTTTACAAGTAA